The Deltaproteobacteria bacterium genome contains a region encoding:
- the mutS gene encoding DNA mismatch repair protein MutS, protein MSTQLTPAMRQYVEIKSRYRDCILFFRMGDFYEMFFEDAIKAARLLDIALTSRDRESNIPMCGVPWHARNAYLSRLIRQGCKVAICEQIEEPGGKGLFRREVTEVVTPGLVFHDECLDARGNNFLAAVRFVPPYAYAALDATTGEFFHEACDTAEGLADALFRLSPAESVSLEGEGDPAQGRFRRLLEGKLHSMLSPAAVEAFSATEPEGMPAPGHPARGVVRAALYYLHLHQPAALGEITRIEEREGRRYLSMDETAVRTLEIFSTMSGERRGSLLWAVDRTRTPMGARLLRAWLAMPLVDPVKIGERHDAVSELAQSHDVRREIGNLLSGMADLARLASRLAQDRSGPRDIAALADALNLLPGVRGRLAAAGSRLLVRAREGVGDHSAAAGRIGAALRDDPPAAFREGGIFREGFDSRVDELVHLLTHGKNMLAEMEERERQRSGISNLKIRHNRIFGYYIEISKANLDRVPPEYIRRQTLVNAERFVTPELKDFEARTLRAEEERNAREEELFLALREELKGHLPGIVKAAEAVAEIDVLLSFADLAVAEGYSRPVVNDGLDIVIGNGRHPVVERILGRHAFVPNDCRLSPEGCQMSVITGPNMAGKSTFIRQVALIALLAHAGSFVPAENAEIGVVDRIYTRIGASDDISRGESTFMVEMRETSRILSGLTPRTLVVLDEVGRGTSTFDGLSIAWAVAEHLHDSPHRPKVLFATHFHELTDIVQTASRARNFHVAVREWQGDIIFLRRIDPGSASKSYGIQVARLAGIPEDVVARARDILKNLESAEYNEYGLPNIAGPGAIDGKDAAQMVLFGGRRTQEEEAVLEEIRRTDAERTSPLDALLRLAEWKERMLKGKR, encoded by the coding sequence ATGTCGACGCAGCTCACCCCCGCCATGCGGCAGTACGTGGAGATCAAGTCCCGCTACCGGGACTGCATCCTCTTCTTCCGCATGGGCGATTTCTACGAGATGTTCTTCGAGGACGCCATCAAGGCCGCGCGGCTCCTCGACATAGCGTTGACCAGCCGGGACAGGGAATCGAACATTCCCATGTGCGGCGTCCCCTGGCACGCCCGCAACGCGTATCTTTCCAGGCTCATCCGGCAGGGATGCAAGGTGGCGATATGCGAGCAGATCGAGGAGCCCGGGGGGAAGGGGCTCTTCCGCAGGGAGGTGACGGAGGTCGTCACTCCGGGCCTCGTGTTCCACGACGAGTGCCTCGACGCCCGCGGCAACAATTTCCTCGCCGCGGTGCGGTTCGTCCCTCCGTACGCCTACGCCGCCCTCGACGCAACCACGGGGGAATTCTTCCACGAAGCGTGCGACACGGCGGAAGGCCTGGCCGACGCCCTTTTCCGGCTTTCCCCCGCGGAATCCGTTTCGCTTGAAGGGGAGGGGGATCCTGCGCAGGGCCGGTTCCGGCGGCTCCTGGAGGGGAAGCTACACTCCATGCTTTCGCCGGCCGCGGTCGAAGCGTTTTCCGCCACGGAACCGGAAGGTATGCCCGCACCGGGCCATCCCGCAAGGGGGGTCGTTCGCGCGGCGCTTTACTACCTCCACCTGCACCAGCCGGCGGCGCTTGGCGAAATAACGCGCATAGAGGAACGGGAGGGTCGCCGCTACCTTTCCATGGACGAAACGGCGGTGCGGACGCTGGAAATTTTTTCCACCATGTCGGGTGAGCGTCGGGGGAGCCTCCTGTGGGCCGTCGACCGTACCCGTACCCCGATGGGGGCGAGGCTGCTGCGCGCCTGGCTCGCCATGCCGCTGGTTGATCCCGTGAAGATCGGCGAACGGCACGATGCGGTCTCCGAACTGGCGCAATCCCACGATGTGAGACGGGAAATCGGAAATCTGCTGTCCGGGATGGCGGACCTTGCCCGCCTTGCGTCACGGCTCGCGCAGGACCGCTCCGGCCCGCGCGACATCGCCGCCCTGGCGGACGCGCTGAACCTGCTGCCCGGGGTCCGGGGGCGGCTCGCCGCGGCCGGTTCTCGCCTTCTGGTTCGGGCGCGTGAAGGCGTGGGGGACCACTCCGCCGCGGCGGGAAGAATCGGGGCGGCGCTGCGCGACGATCCGCCCGCCGCATTCCGGGAAGGGGGAATCTTCCGGGAAGGATTCGATTCCCGTGTCGACGAACTGGTTCATCTATTGACACACGGGAAAAACATGCTCGCGGAGATGGAGGAGCGGGAGCGGCAGCGGTCCGGAATCTCGAACCTGAAAATCCGGCACAACCGGATATTCGGGTATTACATCGAGATCTCGAAGGCGAATCTGGACAGGGTCCCGCCCGAGTACATCAGGCGGCAGACGCTGGTCAACGCGGAGCGGTTCGTCACGCCGGAGCTTAAAGACTTCGAAGCCAGGACGCTCAGGGCGGAAGAGGAAAGGAACGCCCGAGAGGAGGAGCTGTTTCTTGCGCTAAGGGAAGAGCTCAAAGGACATCTTCCCGGCATCGTGAAGGCCGCGGAGGCGGTCGCGGAAATAGACGTGCTGCTTTCCTTCGCCGATCTTGCGGTAGCGGAAGGGTACAGCCGCCCCGTCGTGAACGACGGACTGGACATCGTCATCGGGAACGGCAGGCATCCTGTCGTCGAGCGCATCCTGGGCCGCCACGCCTTCGTCCCGAACGATTGCCGGCTCTCCCCCGAGGGCTGCCAGATGTCGGTCATCACCGGCCCCAACATGGCGGGGAAGTCCACCTTCATCCGCCAGGTGGCGCTTATCGCGCTGCTGGCGCACGCGGGGTCATTCGTTCCGGCGGAAAATGCCGAGATCGGCGTAGTGGACCGCATATACACACGGATCGGCGCCTCCGACGACATTTCCCGCGGGGAGAGCACCTTCATGGTCGAGATGCGGGAGACCTCGCGCATACTCTCGGGCCTCACCCCGAGAACGCTGGTGGTCCTGGACGAGGTCGGACGCGGAACGAGCACATTCGACGGGTTGAGCATCGCATGGGCCGTCGCCGAACACCTGCACGATTCCCCGCACCGCCCCAAGGTGCTGTTCGCCACCCATTTCCACGAACTCACCGACATCGTCCAGACCGCTTCCCGGGCGAGGAACTTTCACGTGGCCGTGCGGGAATGGCAGGGGGACATCATTTTCCTGAGGAGGATCGACCCGGGGAGCGCAAGCAAATCCTACGGGATACAGGTAGCCCGCCTGGCGGGAATACCGGAGGACGTGGTCGCGCGCGCCCGAGATATTTTGAAAAACCTCGAATCCGCCGAGTATAATGAATACGGATTGCCGAACATCGCCGGCCCGGGAGCCATCGACGGGAAGGACGCAGCCCAGATGGTGCTGTTCGGCGGGCGGCGCACGCAGGAGGAAGAAGCCGTCCTCGAGGAAATCCGCAGGACGGACGCGGAGCGGACCTCCCCGCTGGACGCCCTTCTTCGGCTCGCGGAGTGGAAAGAGAGGATGCTGAAGGGAAAACGGTGA
- a CDS encoding N-acetylmuramoyl-L-alanine amidase, whose amino-acid sequence MNRPPRYFRSAVLAAALLLLPSVSSSLAAHVVVSGIRFWTNEEYTRVAVDLADEAKYEANFLRADPARGLPPRIFIDIEDADVREEILRRPVQVRNGLLKVVRAGRFRKGVVRVVIDLERESGYRVFSMSDPFRIIVDINGRPDGESAPPADSAAAPPGEPQAPAEPPEANRPDHPKARSASPHRGRIRVMLDPGHGGKDPGAVGPTGLKEKDVVLAIGRMVRDRLARDGAYDVRMTRDTDVFIPLEERTAMANEARADMFVSLHINASPNRKAEGISTYVLSRASDRHSLELAARENGVPVAKLSAVKFIIDDLSTYGRKKESLRLAKTVNDSIVKNVNGRFGRVHDLGLKQAPFYVLVGARMTAVLVESSFITNKREEARLCDPEYLATIADGVVEAVRYYGEKRTLALADR is encoded by the coding sequence GTGAACCGTCCCCCGCGCTATTTCCGCTCGGCCGTTCTGGCCGCGGCGCTTCTCCTCCTTCCGTCAGTGTCGTCGTCCCTCGCAGCGCACGTCGTCGTTTCGGGCATCCGGTTCTGGACGAACGAGGAATACACCCGGGTCGCCGTTGACCTTGCCGACGAGGCGAAGTACGAAGCGAACTTCCTGCGTGCCGACCCCGCGCGGGGCCTTCCGCCGCGGATCTTCATCGACATAGAAGACGCCGACGTCCGCGAGGAGATCCTTCGGCGGCCGGTGCAGGTGCGCAACGGGCTGCTGAAGGTCGTACGCGCCGGCCGGTTCAGGAAGGGCGTCGTACGCGTGGTGATCGACCTGGAGAGGGAGAGCGGCTATCGGGTATTTTCGATGTCGGATCCCTTCAGGATCATCGTCGATATCAACGGAAGGCCGGACGGGGAATCCGCGCCTCCCGCGGATTCCGCAGCAGCGCCCCCCGGCGAGCCTCAGGCCCCCGCGGAACCTCCGGAGGCGAATCGGCCGGATCACCCGAAGGCGCGTTCCGCTTCGCCGCATCGCGGCAGGATCCGGGTAATGCTGGACCCGGGGCACGGAGGGAAGGACCCGGGGGCCGTCGGCCCAACGGGGCTTAAAGAAAAGGACGTCGTGCTGGCGATAGGCCGGATGGTCCGGGACAGGCTGGCCCGGGACGGAGCCTACGATGTCAGGATGACGAGAGACACCGACGTCTTCATCCCGCTGGAAGAGCGGACCGCTATGGCGAACGAAGCGAGGGCGGACATGTTCGTGTCCCTTCATATCAACGCGAGCCCGAACCGGAAGGCGGAGGGGATTTCCACCTATGTGCTGAGCCGGGCAAGCGACCGGCACTCGCTCGAACTTGCCGCGCGCGAGAACGGAGTCCCCGTCGCGAAACTTTCGGCGGTCAAGTTCATCATCGACGACCTGTCCACCTACGGGCGGAAGAAGGAATCGCTTCGGCTCGCAAAGACCGTCAACGACTCGATCGTGAAGAACGTGAACGGCCGGTTCGGCAGGGTGCACGACCTCGGGCTTAAGCAGGCGCCGTTCTATGTCCTCGTCGGCGCGCGCATGACGGCCGTCCTCGTCGAATCGTCGTTCATCACCAACAAGCGGGAAGAGGCCCGTCTTTGCGACCCCGAGTATCTCGCAACGATCGCCGACGGCGTGGTCGAGGCGGTCCGCTACTACGGGGAAAAGCGCACCCTGGCCCTCGCAGACCGGTGA
- the glnD gene encoding [protein-PII] uridylyltransferase yields the protein MSLPAYPEDPSREDLSDREYLEYLKAFHSETLAALGKEQREGLCEGDDACRRYSGAMDAILKGLHDRSRRRFLATAPDVKYRLSAVAVGGYGRSELCPKSDIDLLFLHPYKVDRYVEAMTEWMLYPLWDLGLEVGHSVRNVKETMRMASMDDSIRTALLDYRFVAGSEDFFRDAERELEKFLFYSGADRFIEKKLAEMRARHAKYGSTVYVLEPNVKEGRGGLRDLHTAVWTARVKYKCGNLVDLRNKGVLSSHTIRAIRHVLSWLLKTRNGLHYLTGKKTDVLTFEIQEQMADLFGYRTHGKHYGVERFMRAYYMHALSSARLADELLEEVDRFISEGGRRPFLPFRRKTVTGEGILYRGKLSLRDSASFQRDPVAILEFFRTMQKTHSELTVQAKKRIQQALPLVGQEFREDPRAGRLFLEILADPRGLRDSLLAMNECRFLGRYFPEFAPLYSKVQRDIYHVYTVDIHSIRAASVLSELENAAARTKEEEELLGIYMNVPRRDLLNLAILIHDIGKGKGHGHSQIGAEIAARIGPRIGLKESETADLVFLVENHLLMAHTSQRRDLHDIELVLWFAEAVGSASRLDQLYLLTYADLREVGPEVWTQWKAMLLGELYGKAKNVLETGKLKRVYEERPLQRREEVRELLAAFPRTAVDRFLARFDDRYFLGTPDRCFAEHLRLLCGFDGTSPKVEAVDYPESGSSELIIAWNDQRGLFAKIAGTLSANGINILNASISTSIDGVALDVFYVTYMGKSLAGDPKKDRLFQDLAAVLKGEATVEQLLAERKIARFVRDKVAKYRPTRVLFDNSVSSRYTVVDIFTYDRLGLLYDITRTLTGLGIDIALSKISTKADQVADVFYLTDRGMGKIVDEGRLEEIRASLLEAIGE from the coding sequence TTGTCCCTCCCTGCATACCCCGAAGATCCGTCCCGCGAAGACCTCTCCGACCGCGAGTATCTGGAATATTTGAAGGCCTTCCATTCGGAAACGCTCGCCGCTCTCGGGAAGGAGCAGCGCGAAGGCCTTTGCGAAGGTGACGACGCCTGCCGCCGCTATTCAGGCGCGATGGACGCCATCCTGAAGGGGCTGCACGACCGTTCCCGCCGCAGGTTCCTCGCCACCGCGCCCGACGTGAAATACCGGCTGTCGGCCGTGGCCGTAGGCGGCTACGGCCGGAGCGAACTATGCCCGAAGTCGGACATCGATCTTCTCTTCCTGCATCCATACAAGGTGGACCGCTACGTCGAGGCGATGACGGAGTGGATGCTCTATCCGCTATGGGACCTGGGGCTCGAGGTGGGGCACAGCGTCCGCAACGTGAAGGAAACGATGCGGATGGCGTCCATGGACGACTCCATCCGGACTGCGCTGCTGGACTACCGGTTCGTCGCCGGAAGCGAGGATTTTTTCCGCGACGCCGAACGGGAGCTGGAGAAATTCCTCTTCTACTCGGGGGCGGACAGGTTCATCGAGAAGAAGCTCGCGGAGATGCGGGCCCGCCACGCGAAATACGGATCGACCGTTTACGTACTCGAGCCGAACGTCAAGGAGGGCAGGGGAGGACTGCGCGACCTTCACACGGCGGTCTGGACGGCCCGCGTGAAGTACAAGTGCGGCAACCTCGTCGACCTGCGGAACAAGGGAGTTCTCTCGTCGCACACCATACGGGCAATCCGGCACGTGCTGTCCTGGCTGTTGAAGACACGCAACGGCCTCCACTACCTGACGGGGAAGAAGACCGACGTCCTGACGTTCGAGATCCAGGAGCAGATGGCCGATCTCTTCGGATACCGGACCCACGGCAAGCACTACGGCGTCGAGCGGTTCATGCGCGCCTACTACATGCACGCCCTCTCCTCCGCGCGCCTTGCGGACGAACTGCTGGAGGAGGTCGACCGGTTCATCTCGGAGGGCGGCAGGAGGCCGTTTCTTCCGTTCAGGCGGAAGACGGTGACGGGGGAGGGAATCCTCTACCGCGGGAAGCTCAGCCTGCGTGACAGCGCCTCCTTCCAGAGGGACCCGGTCGCCATTCTCGAGTTCTTCCGCACTATGCAGAAGACGCATTCCGAGCTTACCGTCCAGGCGAAGAAGAGGATACAGCAGGCCTTGCCGCTGGTCGGGCAGGAGTTCCGGGAAGATCCACGGGCGGGGCGGCTTTTCCTGGAAATCCTCGCCGACCCCCGCGGCCTCAGGGACTCGCTCCTGGCCATGAACGAATGCCGGTTCCTCGGCCGGTATTTCCCGGAATTCGCGCCGTTGTACAGCAAGGTGCAGCGCGACATCTACCACGTCTACACGGTGGACATCCATTCCATCCGCGCCGCCAGCGTCCTTTCCGAATTGGAAAACGCGGCCGCCCGTACGAAGGAGGAAGAGGAGCTTCTGGGGATCTACATGAATGTCCCGCGCCGGGACCTGCTGAACCTCGCGATCCTCATCCACGACATCGGGAAGGGAAAGGGACACGGACATTCGCAGATCGGTGCGGAGATAGCCGCCAGGATCGGACCTCGCATCGGGCTGAAAGAGAGCGAAACCGCGGACCTTGTCTTTCTCGTGGAGAACCACCTGCTGATGGCGCACACCTCCCAGCGCCGCGACCTGCACGACATCGAGCTCGTCCTGTGGTTCGCCGAAGCGGTCGGAAGCGCTTCCCGGCTGGACCAGCTCTATCTCCTCACCTATGCGGATCTTCGGGAGGTCGGCCCCGAGGTGTGGACCCAGTGGAAGGCAATGTTGCTCGGGGAGCTGTACGGCAAGGCGAAGAACGTCCTGGAGACCGGGAAGCTGAAGAGGGTTTACGAAGAGCGCCCCCTCCAGCGACGCGAGGAGGTGCGGGAGCTGCTGGCCGCCTTCCCGCGCACGGCCGTCGACAGGTTCCTGGCGCGGTTCGACGACAGGTACTTCCTGGGGACGCCCGACCGTTGCTTCGCCGAGCACCTTCGGCTCCTTTGCGGTTTCGACGGGACCTCCCCGAAGGTCGAAGCGGTGGACTACCCCGAATCCGGCTCCTCGGAGCTGATCATCGCCTGGAACGACCAGCGGGGGCTCTTCGCCAAGATCGCGGGGACGCTTTCGGCCAACGGGATCAACATCCTCAACGCATCCATCTCCACCTCCATCGACGGCGTCGCGCTGGACGTGTTCTACGTTACGTACATGGGGAAGAGCCTTGCGGGCGATCCCAAGAAGGATAGGCTCTTCCAGGACCTCGCCGCGGTCCTCAAGGGGGAAGCCACGGTGGAGCAGCTCCTTGCCGAGAGGAAAATCGCGCGGTTCGTGCGGGACAAGGTGGCGAAGTACCGCCCTACGCGTGTGTTGTTCGACAACTCGGTCTCCTCGCGCTACACTGTTGTGGATATATTCACGTATGACCGGCTCGGCCTTCTGTACGATATCACCCGCACCCTCACCGGGTTGGGGATAGACATAGCGCTGTCGAAGATTTCCACCAAGGCCGACCAGGTAGCCGATGTTTTCTACCTGACCGACCGGGGCATGGGAAAGATCGTGGACGAGGGACGCCTGGAAGAGATCCGGGCCTCACTCCTCGAAGCGATCGGGGAATGA
- a CDS encoding metallophosphoesterase — MKVGILSDSHDKRGSAADALAVFLREHAEAVLHLGDVCSPPVVEPFRKAAMPFHGVFGNNDYDRFGLQTVSGNGFHRGPHVIELAGRKILMAHAFDDLQGEMNERGKFDLVLFGHTHRPLTMRMGSAIVINPGESCGFMSGRATCAVIDLSTMDARILNLAEATAVAAGGFDPGTRIRK, encoded by the coding sequence ATGAAAGTAGGCATCCTCTCCGACTCGCACGACAAGCGGGGAAGCGCTGCCGATGCGCTGGCGGTTTTCCTGCGGGAACATGCGGAAGCGGTCCTGCACCTCGGCGACGTCTGCTCACCGCCGGTGGTGGAGCCGTTCAGGAAGGCGGCCATGCCGTTCCACGGAGTCTTCGGGAACAACGACTACGACCGGTTCGGTCTTCAGACCGTCTCCGGTAACGGGTTCCATCGCGGGCCGCACGTGATCGAGCTCGCGGGGCGGAAAATCCTCATGGCGCACGCCTTCGACGACCTGCAGGGCGAGATGAACGAAAGGGGGAAATTCGACCTCGTCCTCTTCGGGCACACGCATCGCCCCCTTACGATGCGGATGGGGAGCGCGATAGTGATCAATCCGGGGGAGTCCTGCGGGTTCATGAGCGGAAGGGCCACCTGCGCGGTGATCGACCTTTCCACCATGGATGCGAGGATTCTGAATCTTGCGGAAGCCACGGCCGTCGCCGCCGGCGGTTTCGATCCCGGAACCCGAATCCGCAAATAG
- the xerD gene encoding site-specific tyrosine recombinase XerD, with protein MEIDSLVDAYLIELRMGKRLSPNTLDAYGRDLRRFSSFLIENSISIDGFRRSHFLGFLSATNVSARSAARLVSSVRSFFRHLVREGKLSANPISEVRAPRIGRPLPKYLTVTEVGNLLEAPDRSTPEGMRDRAMIMLMYAAGLRASEVVSLALQNVDTNGGFLRVIGKRGKERVVPVADAALEALREYVKGWRPKFLKGKATSALFLSRLGRQITRQTLWNRIGLWAGAAGIRTRISPHTLRHSFASHLLAGGADLRAVQAMLGHADIATTQIYTHVTSERLKEIHRKHHPRG; from the coding sequence GTGGAGATAGATTCTCTCGTCGACGCCTACCTCATCGAGTTGAGGATGGGGAAAAGGCTCTCCCCGAACACGCTGGATGCATACGGACGCGATCTGCGCCGGTTCTCGTCGTTCCTTATCGAAAACTCCATTTCCATCGACGGATTCCGGAGGAGCCACTTCCTCGGTTTTCTTTCCGCCACGAACGTGTCCGCGCGCAGCGCCGCCCGCCTCGTTTCCTCCGTGCGTTCGTTTTTCAGGCACCTTGTGCGGGAGGGGAAGCTTTCCGCAAACCCGATCTCGGAAGTGCGCGCCCCGCGCATCGGCAGGCCGCTTCCGAAATACCTGACGGTGACGGAGGTGGGCAATCTGCTGGAGGCGCCCGACAGGAGCACTCCGGAGGGGATGCGGGACCGCGCGATGATCATGCTCATGTACGCCGCGGGCCTTCGAGCCTCCGAGGTGGTTTCCCTCGCCCTCCAGAACGTCGACACGAACGGAGGGTTCCTGCGCGTTATCGGGAAGCGCGGGAAGGAACGAGTCGTCCCGGTGGCGGACGCGGCGCTCGAGGCCCTGCGTGAATACGTGAAGGGATGGCGCCCGAAGTTCCTGAAAGGGAAGGCGACGAGCGCGCTGTTCCTCAGCCGCCTCGGACGGCAGATAACGCGCCAGACGCTTTGGAACCGGATCGGGCTTTGGGCGGGGGCGGCGGGGATACGCACAAGGATTTCACCTCACACGTTACGGCACTCTTTCGCCTCCCACCTGCTGGCGGGAGGAGCGGATCTGCGGGCCGTGCAGGCGATGCTCGGCCACGCGGACATCGCGACGACCCAGATCTACACGCACGTAACTTCCGAACGGTTGAAGGAAATCCACCGGAAGCACCACCCCCGCGGCTGA
- a CDS encoding succinate dehydrogenase cytochrome b subunit has translation MGFLSSSVGRKVVMAVTGFFMLFFVLVHMLGNSSIFIGPAALNTYAEKLHSLGPLVWIFRGFMALMLVLHLWLGITLTLENSAANPSKYAVSKKLKATFSSETMIWTGVLLLSFLIYHLLQFTLRVTPDILPDAVASKPGDVYKMVVTSFSITPISIVYLVAMFTLFLHLSHGIQSLFQTVGCSNDKTLPKLTAIGKLLSVLFLVGYGAIPVLILAGILAK, from the coding sequence ATGGGATTCCTGTCGAGCAGCGTAGGCCGTAAGGTCGTGATGGCGGTCACCGGATTCTTCATGCTCTTCTTCGTCCTGGTGCACATGCTGGGAAACTCTTCGATCTTCATAGGTCCGGCGGCGCTCAATACGTACGCCGAAAAGCTTCACAGCCTGGGCCCGCTGGTGTGGATCTTCCGCGGGTTCATGGCCCTCATGCTCGTGTTGCACCTCTGGCTCGGGATCACGCTGACGCTGGAAAACAGCGCGGCGAACCCGTCGAAGTACGCCGTCAGCAAGAAGCTGAAGGCGACCTTCTCCAGCGAGACGATGATCTGGACGGGGGTCCTGCTCCTCTCCTTCCTCATCTATCATCTCCTTCAGTTCACGCTCCGCGTCACACCGGACATCCTTCCGGATGCCGTCGCGAGCAAGCCCGGCGACGTTTACAAGATGGTGGTCACCAGCTTCAGCATCACGCCGATCTCCATCGTCTACCTTGTCGCCATGTTCACGCTGTTCCTCCACCTGAGCCACGGGATACAGAGCCTCTTCCAGACCGTGGGATGCAGCAACGACAAGACGCTCCCGAAGTTAACCGCGATCGGCAAGCTGCTCAGCGTGCTTTTCCTGGTGGGGTACGGCGCCATCCCGGTACTCATCCTCGCCGGAATTTTGGCCAAATAG